One genomic segment of Natrialbaceae archaeon AArc-T1-2 includes these proteins:
- the gatB gene encoding Asp-tRNA(Asn)/Glu-tRNA(Gln) amidotransferase subunit GatB, giving the protein MTAQTVQEGEPVTVIGLEVHVQLETETKIFCGCSTAPTDEPNENVCPVCLGLPGALPVLNEAAVEAAVKIGKAIDADIPEETRFHRKNYYYPDLPKNFQITQYDEPICADGDLEISVEGERRTVTIERAHLEEDPGSLQHVGGGIDTADYTLVNYNRAGTPLMEIVTAPDFRSPAEVRAFLAELEEVLEYLGVFDAERDGSLRVDANLSIVPGEEVGDGGEIADDVLADANRTEVKNISSHKGAEKALAYEETRQKNAIQRGRAVEQETRHWDESRGITVSMRSKEAEKDYRYFEEADLPPLQVADWKEEIAIPELPSARRERFGEEYDLSEEAASKLTTTKQVADFYEDLASEFDPDLAATWVADELLGELNYRDMEITDVEDRLAEIERLVELVASEEITTKNARETVLRGMLDDGDDPDTVVEREDLGKTGADEVQQAVEAAIAENPDAVSDYEAGEDGAINFLVGQVMQKTGGSADPGDVNGLLREELES; this is encoded by the coding sequence ATGACTGCTCAGACCGTCCAGGAGGGCGAGCCCGTGACCGTCATCGGTCTCGAAGTCCACGTCCAGCTGGAGACGGAGACGAAGATCTTCTGTGGCTGCTCGACGGCGCCGACCGACGAACCGAACGAGAACGTCTGTCCGGTCTGTCTCGGCCTGCCCGGAGCCCTCCCCGTGCTCAACGAGGCCGCCGTCGAAGCCGCGGTCAAGATTGGCAAGGCGATCGACGCCGACATCCCCGAAGAGACCCGCTTTCACCGCAAGAACTACTACTATCCCGATCTGCCGAAGAACTTCCAGATTACCCAGTACGACGAGCCGATCTGTGCCGACGGCGACCTCGAGATCAGCGTCGAGGGCGAGCGCCGGACCGTGACGATCGAACGCGCTCACCTGGAGGAAGACCCCGGGAGCCTCCAGCACGTCGGCGGCGGGATCGACACCGCCGACTACACCCTCGTCAACTACAACCGCGCGGGAACGCCGCTGATGGAGATCGTCACCGCACCCGACTTCCGTAGTCCCGCCGAGGTGCGGGCGTTTCTCGCCGAACTCGAGGAAGTGCTCGAGTACCTGGGCGTCTTCGACGCGGAACGGGACGGCAGCCTGCGGGTCGACGCCAACCTCTCGATCGTTCCGGGCGAGGAGGTCGGCGACGGCGGCGAGATCGCCGACGACGTGCTCGCGGACGCAAACCGCACCGAGGTCAAGAACATCTCGAGTCACAAGGGGGCCGAGAAGGCCCTGGCCTACGAGGAGACCCGCCAGAAAAACGCCATCCAGCGCGGTCGGGCGGTCGAACAGGAGACCCGCCACTGGGACGAGTCCCGGGGGATCACGGTCTCGATGCGTTCGAAAGAAGCGGAGAAGGATTACCGCTACTTCGAGGAGGCCGACCTCCCGCCGTTGCAAGTCGCCGACTGGAAAGAAGAGATCGCCATTCCCGAGCTTCCCTCGGCCCGTCGCGAACGCTTCGGCGAGGAGTACGACCTGAGCGAGGAGGCGGCCTCGAAGCTCACCACGACGAAACAGGTCGCGGACTTCTACGAGGACCTCGCCAGCGAGTTCGACCCCGACCTCGCGGCGACGTGGGTCGCAGACGAACTGCTCGGCGAACTCAACTACCGGGACATGGAGATCACGGACGTCGAGGACCGCCTCGCGGAGATCGAGCGGCTGGTCGAACTCGTCGCGAGCGAGGAGATTACGACGAAAAACGCCCGCGAGACCGTTCTCAGAGGAATGCTCGACGACGGCGACGATCCCGATACGGTCGTCGAGCGCGAAGACCTCGGCAAGACCGGCGCGGACGAGGTACAACAGGCCGTCGAGGCGGCCATCGCGGAGAACCCCGACGCTGTCTCCGACTACGAGGCCGGCGAGGACGGTGCGATCAACTTCCTCGTGGGCCAGGTCATGCAAAAGACCGGCGGCAGCGCCGATCCGGGCGACGTGAACGGACTGCTTCGAGAGGAACTCGAGTCCTGA
- a CDS encoding MATE family efflux transporter has protein sequence MTTGAIPPKLLELAWPLVLGNLLQTFYNLADMFWVGRVSAEAVAAVSLMFPLSWMFVSTAMGITAATIALVSQHVGAGNDRAADTVVAQTILLTLAVSSVLAAIGLYFRRPLLTLIGARGDVYVEAMAYIEIIFLALPFTFLFFAFRASLQGAGDTKTAMWLMVLSAGLNVVIDPFFILGWGPFPELGTQGAAVATFISRGVAVAAGIYVLLRGGFGVRLRIADLQPDLGIQRQLLSIGYPATVDGWARSFASVAMAGFVARFGAAPTAAYGIGVRLMSVTWTVAAAVGQATATGVGQNLGAEIPDRAESVARVATAGTMATILLAAAVVFAFPAQSIAIFSGDPAVIAEGVLFLRITAPVWALFAGIMVLQGAFRGAGNTREAMVLSFLSRWIFRIPVALVLAFTAVTVPVVGVTIPTVAAIDLGVAGIWWAFVIGATLTFTLAVAWFRLGTWREDVIEDEPSGPEPPTSAETGESESVDVDD, from the coding sequence ATGACGACGGGCGCGATCCCGCCGAAGCTGCTCGAGCTAGCCTGGCCGCTGGTGCTTGGCAACCTGCTCCAGACGTTTTACAACCTCGCGGATATGTTCTGGGTCGGCCGGGTGAGCGCCGAGGCCGTCGCCGCGGTGTCGCTGATGTTCCCGCTGTCGTGGATGTTCGTCTCGACGGCGATGGGGATCACGGCCGCGACGATCGCGCTCGTCTCCCAGCACGTCGGCGCGGGGAACGATCGGGCGGCCGACACCGTCGTCGCCCAGACGATCCTGCTGACACTGGCAGTCTCGAGTGTCCTCGCTGCGATCGGCCTCTACTTTCGCCGGCCACTGCTTACCCTCATCGGCGCTCGCGGTGACGTCTACGTCGAGGCGATGGCCTACATCGAGATCATCTTCCTCGCGCTTCCCTTCACGTTCCTCTTCTTTGCATTCCGGGCGTCCCTGCAGGGAGCCGGCGACACGAAGACCGCGATGTGGCTGATGGTCCTCTCGGCCGGACTGAACGTCGTCATCGATCCGTTCTTCATCCTCGGCTGGGGACCGTTCCCCGAGCTGGGAACCCAGGGGGCGGCCGTCGCGACCTTCATCTCGCGTGGGGTCGCGGTCGCGGCCGGCATCTACGTCCTGCTCCGTGGCGGCTTCGGCGTCCGCCTGCGGATCGCCGACTTACAGCCCGACCTCGGGATCCAGCGACAGCTGCTCTCGATCGGTTATCCGGCGACGGTAGACGGCTGGGCGCGCAGCTTCGCGTCCGTCGCGATGGCCGGCTTCGTCGCCCGCTTCGGCGCGGCCCCGACCGCCGCCTACGGCATCGGCGTCCGGCTGATGTCGGTCACCTGGACCGTCGCCGCGGCCGTCGGCCAGGCGACCGCGACCGGCGTCGGTCAGAACCTCGGCGCAGAGATTCCCGACCGGGCCGAATCCGTCGCTCGCGTCGCGACCGCGGGCACGATGGCGACGATCCTCCTCGCGGCGGCGGTCGTCTTCGCGTTCCCCGCCCAGTCGATCGCGATCTTTTCGGGCGATCCCGCGGTGATCGCCGAGGGCGTCCTCTTCTTGCGGATCACCGCGCCCGTCTGGGCGCTGTTTGCGGGGATCATGGTCCTCCAGGGAGCCTTCCGCGGGGCCGGCAACACCCGGGAGGCGATGGTCCTCTCTTTCCTCTCGCGGTGGATCTTCCGGATCCCCGTCGCGCTCGTGCTCGCCTTTACCGCCGTGACGGTTCCCGTCGTCGGCGTCACGATCCCCACCGTCGCCGCGATCGACCTCGGCGTCGCCGGCATCTGGTGGGCGTTCGTGATCGGCGCGACGCTCACGTTCACCCTCGCCGTCGCGTGGTTCCGGCTGGGTACCTGGCGAGAGGACGTGATCGAGGACGAGCCGTCCGGCCCGGAGCCGCCCACATCGGCCGAGACGGGCGAAAGCGAGAGCGTCGACGTCGACGACTAA
- the thiC gene encoding phosphomethylpyrimidine synthase ThiC translates to MANTQLQAAREGTITAEMERVAQRENRDPEFVREQVAAGQAVIPANHGHESLDPMIIGREFATKVNANIGNSETTSDLETELEKLHTAVHYGADTVMDLGTGSDLDRIRETHVEHSPVPIGTVPLYEAVKRAGSPEELTIDLLLEVIEKQAEQGVDYMTIHAGILLEHLPLTEDRKTGIVSRGGSIVAKWMGAHGEQNPLFQAFEEICALFAVHDVTVSLGDSLRPGCLADACDEAQYAELETLGQLTRTAWDHGVQVMVEGPGHVPMDRIGENVERQQEVCDGAPFYVLGPLVTDVAPGYDHITSSIGAAIAAQEGAAMLCYVTPKEHLGLPDEADVRDGLAAYRIAAHAGDVATDRPGARDWDDALSEARYHFEWAEQFRLALDPDRARSFHDETLPEVNDEDARFCSMCGAQFCSMRIDQDTRADSELGTLEGRTDLEASSAAEVNLPPVGTDEGGRRSDDGHGRERSEADD, encoded by the coding sequence ATGGCGAACACGCAGCTTCAGGCCGCCCGTGAGGGCACGATCACCGCGGAGATGGAACGCGTCGCACAACGAGAGAATCGAGACCCCGAGTTCGTCCGCGAGCAGGTCGCAGCGGGCCAGGCCGTGATTCCGGCGAACCACGGCCACGAGTCGCTCGACCCGATGATCATCGGTCGGGAGTTCGCGACGAAGGTCAACGCGAACATCGGCAACAGCGAGACGACGAGCGACCTCGAGACCGAACTCGAGAAGCTTCACACCGCGGTCCACTACGGCGCAGACACGGTGATGGATCTCGGTACCGGCAGCGACCTCGATCGGATCAGAGAGACACACGTCGAGCACTCGCCGGTGCCGATCGGGACGGTGCCGCTTTACGAGGCCGTCAAGCGGGCGGGGAGTCCCGAGGAGCTGACGATCGACTTGCTGCTCGAGGTGATCGAGAAACAGGCCGAACAGGGCGTCGACTACATGACGATCCACGCCGGCATCCTGCTCGAGCACCTGCCGTTGACCGAAGACAGGAAGACGGGGATCGTCTCCCGTGGCGGCTCGATCGTGGCGAAGTGGATGGGTGCCCACGGCGAGCAGAACCCGCTGTTCCAGGCCTTCGAGGAGATCTGTGCGCTCTTCGCGGTCCACGACGTCACGGTCAGCCTCGGCGACAGCTTGCGACCGGGCTGTCTCGCTGACGCCTGTGACGAGGCCCAGTACGCCGAACTCGAGACCCTCGGGCAACTCACGCGGACCGCGTGGGACCACGGCGTCCAGGTGATGGTCGAAGGGCCGGGCCACGTCCCGATGGATCGGATCGGAGAGAACGTCGAGCGCCAGCAGGAGGTCTGTGACGGCGCACCCTTCTACGTGCTCGGCCCGCTCGTGACCGACGTCGCGCCGGGCTATGACCACATCACGAGTTCGATCGGCGCGGCCATCGCGGCACAGGAAGGAGCCGCGATGTTGTGTTATGTCACCCCCAAAGAACACCTCGGGCTGCCAGACGAGGCGGACGTCCGGGACGGGCTCGCCGCCTACCGGATCGCCGCCCACGCCGGCGACGTGGCGACCGATCGGCCGGGCGCGCGAGACTGGGACGACGCGCTTTCGGAGGCGCGGTACCACTTCGAGTGGGCCGAGCAGTTCCGGCTCGCGCTCGACCCCGACCGCGCCCGATCGTTCCACGACGAGACGCTTCCGGAGGTCAACGACGAGGACGCCCGCTTCTGTTCGATGTGTGGCGCGCAGTTTTGTTCGATGCGAATCGACCAGGACACGCGAGCCGACAGCGAGCTGGGGACGCTCGAGGGAAGAACCGACCTCGAGGCGTCGTCCGCCGCCGAGGTGAACCTGCCGCCGGTGGGGACAGACGAGGGTGGGAGACGGAGTGACGACGGACACGGTCGAGAACGGTCGGAGGCGGACGACTGA
- a CDS encoding DUF7344 domain-containing protein, translated as MPETESSTLELDTVFALLSESRRRYLLYHFLENDVGNVENLSARIAAWEADSSVREVDEDDRRGVAVSLIHNHMPRLADHDVLEYDDRNGDAVTTPTFEKLRPFLEQARAQEGTSTVPDRSQLSVLYSTPPPEPYPPESGEADGEEPASPEDD; from the coding sequence ATGCCCGAGACCGAATCGTCGACGCTAGAGCTAGATACCGTATTCGCGCTCCTGTCCGAATCGCGGCGTCGCTATCTCCTGTATCACTTCCTCGAGAACGACGTCGGCAACGTCGAGAACCTCTCCGCCCGGATCGCCGCCTGGGAGGCCGACTCGTCGGTCAGAGAGGTCGACGAGGACGACCGGCGGGGGGTAGCGGTATCGCTGATCCACAATCACATGCCGAGACTCGCCGATCACGACGTCTTAGAGTACGACGATCGAAACGGCGACGCCGTGACGACGCCGACGTTCGAGAAGCTCCGGCCGTTTCTCGAGCAGGCCAGAGCACAGGAGGGGACGTCGACGGTGCCGGATCGATCACAGCTCTCCGTGCTGTACAGCACGCCGCCACCGGAGCCGTATCCGCCCGAGTCGGGTGAGGCCGATGGCGAGGAACCGGCCTCGCCCGAAGACGACTGA
- the smc gene encoding chromosome segregation protein SMC — MHITEVVLDNFKSFGRKTKIPFYEDFTVVTGPNGSGKSNIIDAVLFALGLARTRGIRAEKLTDLIYNPGHEDGDRSGGPREAIVEVALDNTDRTLERSQVVNAAGSEDVGGVDEIRIRRRVKETDDNYYSYYYLNDRSVNLSDIQDLLAQAGVTPEGYNVVMQGDVTEIINMTPHARREIVDEIAGVAEFDAKKEDAFEELDVVEERIEEANLRIEEKRTRLDQLADERREALRYRRFRREKEEYEGYLKASELEEKREERDRIEGRVEDLEDDLAELQRELDERQGTVVRLQEDLEDLRAEIERKGEDEQLRIKGEIEEVKGEISRLEDRIEAAEERIEEADAERREAFVQIDRKQETIDDLETEMRERKLEKASVKREMQGREADLEELQAELAAIDTEYDELKADLADRKADLEAAKTEKNDLQREQDRLLDEARRRSNEIEETEASIEEKCDRLPELDEQRRDLEREREKAETNRENIAGVVEDLTAKKRRLQDDVDELDEEIRAKQAEYAELEAKAEESGDSSFGRAVTTILNAGIDGVHGAVAQLGSVPGEYAVACETAAGGRLANVVVADDVVGQQCLDHLKSRNAGRATVLPMTEMHERGLPSAPADPGVVDFAYNLVAFDDEYAGIFSYVLGDTLVVEDLETARSYMGDYRMVTLDGDLVEKSGAMTGGSRKGSRYSFTKSGRGQLERVAEQITDLQEERESLADELRDLEGRLEDARDRKTDAADSVRSIETEIDGVADERERVEAEIDDLETELEELRDERESVDERMTDLSETIEEKTATIEEIEAAIDELEAELESSRIPELTAEIEEIEAEIDEFGDRLDELDGELNELELEKRYAEEAVAELNETIETAQNRKAEQQEQIETYEAEIDAHEATLAEKREAVAELEDELVELKDERAALTDELEDTRAARDRQRERVEKTESELESARERAETLAWEIDELESEVGDYDPESIPDHETVRETVELLEEDMDAMEPVNMLAIDEYDEVEAELEELENGKETLVEEAEGIRDRIDRYEATKKETFMDAYEAIDAHFREIFEQLSEGTGRLHLEDEDDPFEGGLTMKAQPGDKPIQRLDAMSGGEKSLTALAFIFAIQRHNPAPFYALDEVDAFLDAVNAERVGEMVDDLAGKAQFVVVSHRSAMLDRSERAIGVTMQGDNVSAVTGIDLSEEGVPADD; from the coding sequence ATGCACATCACGGAAGTCGTTCTGGACAACTTCAAGAGCTTCGGCCGGAAGACGAAGATTCCGTTCTACGAGGATTTCACCGTCGTCACCGGACCGAACGGCTCGGGGAAGTCGAACATCATCGACGCCGTGTTGTTCGCGCTCGGGCTGGCACGAACCCGTGGCATTCGTGCGGAGAAGCTGACGGATCTCATCTACAACCCTGGACACGAAGACGGCGACCGATCCGGTGGCCCTCGCGAGGCCATCGTCGAGGTCGCACTGGACAACACCGACCGCACGCTCGAGCGCTCGCAGGTGGTAAACGCCGCGGGCAGCGAGGACGTCGGCGGCGTCGACGAGATTCGTATCCGCCGGCGGGTCAAAGAGACCGACGACAACTACTACTCGTATTATTACCTGAACGACCGCTCGGTCAACCTCTCGGACATCCAGGACCTGCTCGCGCAAGCGGGCGTCACCCCGGAGGGATACAACGTCGTCATGCAGGGCGACGTCACCGAGATCATCAACATGACGCCACACGCCCGCCGGGAGATCGTCGACGAGATCGCCGGCGTCGCGGAGTTCGACGCCAAGAAGGAAGACGCGTTCGAGGAACTCGACGTCGTCGAAGAGCGCATCGAAGAGGCGAACTTGCGCATCGAGGAGAAACGCACCCGGCTCGACCAGCTCGCAGACGAACGCCGCGAGGCACTTCGGTACCGGCGGTTCCGTCGCGAAAAGGAAGAGTACGAGGGCTACCTGAAAGCGAGCGAACTCGAGGAGAAACGCGAAGAACGCGACCGCATCGAGGGGCGAGTCGAGGACCTCGAGGACGACCTCGCCGAGTTACAGCGCGAACTCGACGAGCGCCAGGGGACGGTCGTTCGCCTGCAAGAAGACCTCGAGGATCTCCGAGCCGAGATCGAACGCAAAGGCGAGGACGAACAGCTCCGGATCAAAGGCGAGATCGAGGAGGTCAAAGGCGAGATCTCCCGGCTCGAGGACCGCATCGAGGCCGCCGAGGAACGCATCGAGGAAGCGGACGCCGAACGCCGGGAGGCGTTCGTCCAGATCGACCGCAAACAGGAGACGATCGACGACCTCGAGACGGAGATGCGCGAGCGAAAACTCGAGAAAGCCTCGGTCAAACGCGAGATGCAAGGTCGGGAAGCCGACCTCGAGGAGCTCCAGGCCGAACTCGCAGCGATCGACACCGAGTACGACGAGCTGAAAGCCGATCTCGCCGATCGGAAAGCCGACCTCGAGGCGGCCAAGACCGAGAAAAACGACCTCCAGCGCGAACAGGACCGGCTACTCGACGAGGCACGCCGGCGGTCGAACGAGATCGAGGAGACGGAGGCCTCGATCGAGGAGAAATGCGACCGGCTCCCCGAACTCGACGAGCAGCGACGCGACCTCGAGCGCGAACGCGAAAAGGCCGAGACGAACAGAGAGAACATCGCGGGCGTGGTCGAGGACCTGACCGCGAAGAAACGACGCCTGCAAGACGACGTCGACGAGCTCGACGAGGAGATCCGGGCGAAACAGGCCGAGTACGCCGAACTCGAGGCCAAAGCCGAAGAGAGCGGGGACTCCTCGTTCGGTCGGGCGGTGACGACGATCCTGAACGCGGGCATCGACGGCGTTCACGGTGCGGTCGCCCAGCTCGGCTCGGTCCCGGGCGAGTACGCCGTCGCCTGCGAGACCGCCGCGGGCGGCCGACTCGCGAACGTCGTCGTCGCAGACGACGTCGTCGGCCAGCAGTGTCTCGATCACCTCAAGTCCCGCAACGCCGGTCGGGCGACCGTGCTCCCGATGACCGAGATGCACGAGCGGGGCCTGCCCTCGGCACCCGCGGATCCGGGGGTCGTCGACTTCGCGTACAATCTCGTGGCGTTCGACGACGAGTACGCCGGCATCTTCTCGTACGTCCTCGGGGACACCCTCGTCGTCGAGGACCTCGAGACGGCTCGCTCGTACATGGGCGATTACCGCATGGTCACGCTCGACGGCGATCTGGTCGAGAAAAGCGGCGCGATGACCGGCGGCTCGCGGAAAGGGTCGCGGTACTCGTTTACGAAAAGCGGTCGGGGCCAACTCGAGCGCGTCGCCGAGCAGATCACCGACCTCCAGGAAGAGCGCGAGTCGCTGGCCGACGAGCTTCGAGACCTCGAGGGCCGTCTCGAGGACGCCCGCGACCGGAAGACGGATGCGGCCGATTCGGTCCGCTCGATCGAGACGGAGATCGACGGCGTCGCCGACGAACGCGAGCGCGTCGAAGCCGAGATCGACGACCTCGAGACGGAACTCGAGGAACTCCGGGACGAACGCGAGTCCGTCGACGAACGGATGACCGATCTCTCGGAGACGATCGAGGAGAAGACGGCGACGATCGAGGAGATCGAAGCGGCTATCGACGAGCTCGAGGCCGAACTCGAGAGCTCACGGATTCCCGAACTCACGGCCGAGATCGAGGAGATCGAAGCGGAGATCGACGAGTTCGGGGATCGACTCGACGAACTCGACGGCGAACTCAACGAACTCGAACTCGAGAAGCGATACGCCGAGGAGGCCGTCGCAGAGCTCAACGAGACGATCGAGACCGCCCAGAACCGCAAGGCCGAACAGCAAGAGCAGATCGAGACCTACGAGGCCGAGATCGACGCCCACGAGGCGACACTCGCCGAGAAACGCGAGGCCGTCGCAGAGCTCGAAGACGAGTTGGTGGAACTCAAAGACGAACGAGCCGCGCTCACGGACGAACTCGAAGACACAAGAGCCGCCCGCGACCGGCAACGAGAGCGCGTCGAGAAGACCGAAAGCGAACTCGAGTCGGCCCGCGAGCGAGCCGAGACTCTCGCCTGGGAGATCGACGAGCTCGAGTCCGAGGTCGGCGACTACGACCCCGAGTCGATTCCGGACCACGAGACGGTTCGTGAGACCGTCGAACTGCTCGAAGAAGACATGGATGCGATGGAACCAGTGAACATGCTCGCGATCGACGAGTACGACGAGGTCGAGGCGGAACTCGAAGAGCTCGAGAACGGGAAGGAGACGCTCGTCGAGGAGGCCGAGGGGATCCGCGACCGGATCGACCGCTACGAGGCCACGAAAAAAGAGACGTTCATGGACGCCTACGAGGCGATCGACGCCCACTTCCGGGAGATCTTCGAACAGCTCTCCGAGGGGACCGGCCGGCTCCACCTAGAAGACGAGGACGACCCGTTCGAGGGTGGACTGACGATGAAAGCCCAGCCGGGCGACAAGCCCATCCAGCGTCTGGACGCGATGTCCGGCGGCGAGAAGTCCCTGACCGCACTCGCGTTTATCTTCGCCATCCAGCGACACAACCCGGCTCCGTTCTACGCCTTGGACGAGGTCGACGCCTTCCTCGACGCGGTCAACGCCGAACGCGTCGGCGAGATGGTCGACGACCTCGCGGGGAAAGCCCAGTTCGTCGTGGTCTCGCATCGGTCGGCGATGCTCGATCGCTCAGAGCGGGCGATCGGCGTCACGATGCAGGGGGACAACGTCTCGGCCGTGACGGGAATCGACCTGAGCGAGGAGGGGGTGCCCGCGGATGACTGA
- a CDS encoding DUF7518 family protein: MSKNRVEELETAVSELESTVTGLTEELVEAKERIRVLEAELDTESPTRVPDRRSNEAQTREAEPDDVAEATAEATNDAETDDDAETDDDAETDDDAGDETEDSGSDDIIVA; the protein is encoded by the coding sequence ATGTCGAAAAACCGCGTCGAAGAGCTCGAGACGGCGGTATCGGAACTCGAGTCGACGGTAACGGGACTCACGGAAGAACTCGTCGAGGCCAAAGAACGGATCCGCGTTCTCGAGGCCGAACTCGACACCGAGTCGCCGACGCGCGTTCCCGACAGACGCTCGAACGAAGCCCAGACACGGGAAGCGGAGCCGGACGACGTCGCGGAGGCGACGGCCGAGGCGACGAACGACGCCGAGACGGACGACGACGCCGAGACGGACGACGACGCCGAGACGGACGACGACGCCGGCGACGAAACGGAAGACTCAGGTAGCGACGACATTATCGTCGCGTAA
- a CDS encoding segregation and condensation protein A, with protein sequence MTDEDVPLEIVGHEDREPPGADGTTLEFADGGADGDSAGDDREGVETEVEPVELLVQLAEDGEIDPWDIDVVRVTDKFLEALEDADLRTSGRALFYASVLLRMKGDALFASDEDETDDELPPWEAPFVEDADAGTGTGAEPAFDPVERLEAEMDRRLERKRARGKPETLDELVRELREAERDSHWKRSRSYDTRDSPSGFDRGVQELDYRAGDDRRIDDEPTADDVTHTAHDEEIEDVIEDVERALSSHYERGREEVLYAEVDDAGGSRVMTYLALLFLSHRGRVQLEQDELFGDLWVQRATLETEPDEAVAD encoded by the coding sequence ATGACTGACGAGGACGTCCCACTCGAGATCGTCGGCCACGAGGACAGGGAGCCGCCGGGAGCGGACGGGACGACCCTCGAGTTTGCCGACGGCGGCGCGGACGGCGACTCGGCGGGAGACGACCGCGAGGGCGTCGAAACCGAGGTCGAACCCGTCGAACTGCTCGTCCAGCTCGCCGAAGACGGCGAAATCGACCCCTGGGACATCGACGTCGTCCGTGTCACGGACAAGTTCCTCGAGGCGCTCGAGGACGCAGACCTCCGGACGTCGGGGCGGGCGCTGTTCTACGCGAGCGTCCTCCTGCGGATGAAAGGCGACGCGCTGTTTGCGAGCGACGAGGACGAGACGGACGACGAACTTCCGCCCTGGGAGGCTCCGTTCGTCGAGGACGCCGACGCCGGAACCGGAACCGGAGCCGAGCCGGCGTTCGACCCCGTCGAGCGCCTCGAGGCGGAGATGGACCGTCGTCTCGAGCGCAAGCGAGCGCGCGGAAAGCCCGAGACGCTCGACGAGCTCGTCCGCGAACTCCGCGAGGCCGAACGCGACTCTCACTGGAAGCGTTCACGCAGCTACGACACGCGGGACTCGCCGAGTGGCTTCGATCGAGGCGTCCAGGAACTCGACTACCGTGCCGGCGACGACCGTCGGATCGACGACGAGCCGACTGCCGACGACGTCACCCACACCGCTCACGACGAAGAGATCGAAGACGTCATCGAAGACGTCGAACGCGCGCTTTCGTCTCACTACGAACGGGGCCGTGAGGAGGTGTTGTACGCCGAAGTCGACGACGCTGGCGGTTCGCGCGTGATGACTTACCTCGCCTTGCTCTTTCTCTCTCACCGTGGACGCGTGCAACTCGAGCAGGACGAACTGTTCGGCGATCTCTGGGTCCAGCGAGCGACGCTCGAGACCGAACCCGACGAAGCCGTCGCGGACTGA